A window of Ranitomeya variabilis isolate aRanVar5 chromosome 2, aRanVar5.hap1, whole genome shotgun sequence contains these coding sequences:
- the P2RY4 gene encoding P2Y purinoceptor 4 has protein sequence MDHFYTPTANPPTIPQNESNQTVEACVFNEEFKFLLLPVSYSAVFILGLPLNLTAIWIFFAKMRPWSPTTVYMFHLALSDTLYLLSLPTLIHYYADRNNWPFGEPSCKIVRFLFYTNLYCSILFLTCISVHRYMGVCHPLFSLQRMKAKYAHMLCVVVWFSVSACLVPNLIFVTVSPNGNDTICHDTTRPEDFDNYVEYSTAVMSLLFGVPCLVIAICYGLMARELMKPVESGSRRTLPSYKKKSIKTIAMVLTVFVICFLPFHITRTLYYYFRLLDANCQLLNVINVVYKITRPLASANSCFDPVLYFLASDNYQRRMTATMKKLSCSCLRRLCVRQSEPVPSRKRTSLAIISAKDTKSNGSLGNLLVGREEGGQVTDSEEGKNGQKNSNKHRRKDSFGKSETNTNQRDNAGKDTESRTYAVLTTGGDNQSDHQKDRSDCMESISVIHCQEINIEVHGDQPELKSGRKNSTGECRGWRSLRRMREMEAPNQKVLEENSYEVEGTSSWNLLNTAGERTLQRLPNI, from the coding sequence ATGGATCATTTCTACACGCCTACGGCTAACCCGCCGACCATTCCACAGAACGAATCTAATCAGACAGTAGAAGCCTGTGTTTTTAATGAAGAATTTAAGTTTCTCTTGCTGCCGGTGTCTTACAGTGCAGTCTTTATACTGGGTTTGCCATTAAATCTTACAGCGATATGGATTTTTTTTGCAAAGATGCGCCCATGGAGCCCTACAACAGTTTATATGTTTCATCTAGCCCTATCCGACACACTATACCTGCTCTCACTGCCTACACTGATCCATTACTATGCTGATCGTAACAACTGGCCCTTTGGGGAGCCTTCATGCAAGATTGTCCGCTTTCTCTTCTACACAAACTTGTACTGCAGTATCCTGTTCCTCACCTGTATCAGCGTTCACCGATACATGGGCGTCTGCCACCCGCTATTTTCTCTGCAGAGAATGAAGGCTAAATATGCTCATATGTTGTGTGTCGTGGTATGGTTCTCAGTAAGTGCCTGTCTGGTGCCTAATCTTATTTTTGTTACTGTCAGTCCTAATGGTAATGACACGATATGCCATGACACAACAAGGCCTGAGGACTTTGACAACTATGTTGAGTACAGCACAGCAGTTATGAGCCTTCTCTTTGGAGTACCGTGCCTTGTGATTGCCATCTGTTATGGCCTCATGGCTCGAGAGTTGATGAAACCAGTAGAAAGTGGCTCTCGCAGGACATTGCCCTCCTACAAGAAAAAATCCATCAAAACCATTGCCATGGTCCTTACAGTATTTGTCATTTGTTTCCTGCCATTTCATATTACCCGTACATTGTATTATTATTTTCGACTACTGGATGCGAATTGTCAACTACTCAATGTGATAAATGTGGTATACAAGATAACACGACCCTTGGCCAGTGCCAATAGCTGCTTTGACCCAGTCTTGTACTTCTTGGCCAGTGATAATTATCAGAGGAGAATGACTGCAACTATGAAAAAACTTTCATGTTCATGTTTAAGACGACTCTGCGTAAGACAGTCGGAGCCCGTGCCAAGCAGAAAACGGACCAGTCTGGCTATTATCTCCGCTAAGGACACTAAAAGCAATGGCAGCCTGGGCAATCTCTTGGTTGGTAGGGAGGAAGGGGGGCAAGTAACTGATTCAGAGGAGGGGAAAAATGGACAAAAGAACAGTAATAAGCATAGAAGAAAGGATAGCTTTGGAAAGTCAGAGACAAATACAAACCAAAGAGACAACGCAGGGAAAGACACCGAGAGCAGAACGTATGCTGTACTCACTACGGGAGGAGATAATCAGAGCGACcaccagaaagacagaagtgactgtATGGAAAGCATTAGTGTGATACACTGCCAGGAGATTAATATTGAAGTTCACGGGGATCAACCTGAACTAAAGTCAGGGAGGAAGAACAGCACTGGAGAATGCCGGGGATGGAGGAGTTTGAGAAGAATGAGAGAAATGGAGGCCCCAAATCAAAAAGTTCTGGAGGAGAACTCATATGAAGTAGAAGGCACTTCCTCCTGGAACTTACTGAACACCGCTGGGGAGAGGACATTGCAGCGCCTCCCAAATATCTAA